From a single Gimesia fumaroli genomic region:
- a CDS encoding DUF7670 domain-containing protein — protein sequence MNLIGWIGVLLVTLAASFWSFWGTIEAFHEGWWQPQLGMRLLQTAAYLSPAVVFSGLAVLGIRWPRVGAVLFLLLGAVIATLIIIDRSSISIQIILCLTALPMIVGLLFLFGRPQPKAAAYAVAMGIPLLILLGSGAEPVYRVCTRFDDGDRGERLVEGQGVTLVWAPAGPGWSRDGGVDWHEARERVRYLTEDGLSLANEPQDFWRLPTREEVVCSLTRGNRNAGGTWDPVRKQPDYERKPDKEAPLWDPYSPLIYLWTSDEADERRAWIVVYHGGIYAKRKKLASPSIGFRAVCKPGATKL from the coding sequence ATGAATCTCATTGGCTGGATTGGTGTGCTGCTGGTCACACTTGCTGCCAGCTTCTGGTCGTTCTGGGGGACCATTGAGGCCTTTCACGAAGGTTGGTGGCAACCTCAATTAGGGATGCGGCTGCTGCAGACGGCCGCTTATCTCAGCCCGGCAGTCGTCTTTAGTGGTCTCGCCGTATTGGGGATTCGCTGGCCCCGTGTCGGCGCAGTGTTGTTTCTTTTGCTGGGAGCGGTGATCGCAACTCTTATCATCATCGATCGGTCGAGTATTTCAATTCAGATCATACTTTGTTTGACTGCCCTGCCGATGATAGTGGGCCTTCTGTTTCTATTCGGGCGACCGCAGCCCAAAGCAGCCGCTTATGCTGTTGCGATGGGAATTCCTCTGTTGATATTACTGGGATCGGGGGCAGAGCCTGTCTATCGGGTTTGCACGCGATTCGATGATGGTGATCGGGGAGAGCGGTTGGTGGAAGGGCAGGGGGTGACTCTCGTCTGGGCGCCGGCCGGGCCCGGGTGGAGTCGGGACGGAGGCGTTGACTGGCACGAGGCCCGCGAACGCGTTCGCTATCTGACTGAGGATGGTCTGTCACTGGCCAACGAACCGCAAGATTTCTGGCGGTTGCCAACGCGCGAAGAAGTCGTCTGTTCATTGACGCGTGGCAATCGAAATGCAGGCGGAACATGGGACCCCGTTCGTAAGCAGCCAGACTACGAACGCAAACCTGATAAAGAGGCTCCGCTCTGGGATCCCTACTCCCCCCTGATTTATCTCTGGACGTCTGACGAAGCAGACGAGCGACGTGCCTGGATCGTGGTCTATCATGGCGGCATCTACGCAAAACGGAAAAAACTGGCATCACCCAGCATCGGCTTTCGTGCCGTCTGCAAACCTGGGGCAACCAAACTTTGA
- a CDS encoding MBL fold metallo-hydrolase yields the protein MIGKWLRFLLWQPYALFCRRFPLWPFRVTVTQPVEYVTCIQIDNLLTRLLSRFSGGYDYAVCYLVDGSLLIDTGFPWARRSLKQTLIELGVMDSITTVVNTHYHEDHTGNNDLLVELCKAQVLVHPDAIPEIRFPVELRWYRSFLFGPTHIADASPIGASIKTEHTQFDVIETPGHCPGHICLFEPNKKILFSGDLYIAADLDSQLGDADGPQWIASLEKVMALRPEWLFDAHGTVFQGSEAVEQQLQRKLDFLLTIRSRVNQIATHEQTIEELTRKVFDRHSLVDFLSFGEGWLSLITGSDFSRSNIVKSFLREKFRAEASNEKTFIKKEVQDTAISSMDGQQL from the coding sequence ATGATTGGGAAATGGCTGCGATTTCTATTGTGGCAGCCTTATGCACTATTCTGTCGGCGTTTTCCCTTATGGCCATTTCGTGTGACTGTGACGCAACCCGTGGAATATGTCACCTGTATCCAGATCGATAATTTACTGACACGCCTGTTAAGCCGGTTCAGTGGAGGATACGATTACGCCGTCTGTTATCTCGTGGATGGATCGCTGTTGATCGACACGGGCTTTCCCTGGGCACGTCGCAGTTTGAAACAGACACTCATCGAACTGGGGGTCATGGATAGCATCACCACCGTCGTCAACACGCACTATCATGAAGATCATACGGGAAACAACGACCTTTTGGTCGAGCTGTGTAAAGCACAGGTGCTGGTTCATCCGGATGCGATTCCGGAAATTCGTTTTCCCGTCGAATTGCGCTGGTATCGCAGTTTTCTATTTGGCCCGACTCATATTGCGGATGCGAGTCCCATCGGGGCGTCAATCAAGACAGAGCATACGCAATTTGATGTTATCGAAACCCCCGGACATTGTCCGGGGCATATCTGTCTGTTTGAACCGAACAAAAAAATCTTATTCAGCGGAGATCTCTACATCGCCGCCGACCTGGACAGTCAATTGGGTGATGCGGATGGTCCCCAATGGATAGCCAGCCTGGAAAAAGTGATGGCATTAAGGCCCGAATGGCTATTTGATGCGCATGGCACCGTTTTTCAAGGGAGCGAGGCGGTAGAACAGCAGTTACAGAGAAAACTGGACTTTCTGCTGACGATTCGCAGTCGGGTAAATCAGATTGCGACGCACGAGCAGACGATTGAAGAATTGACTCGGAAAGTGTTCGATCGTCATAGTCTGGTTGATTTTCTGTCTTTTGGCGAAGGTTGGCTTTCCTTAATAACCGGCTCCGATTTCTCTCGAAGTAATATCGTGAAGTCTTTTCTCCGCGAAAAATTTCGTGCTGAAGCTTCTAATGAGAAGACATTCATAAAAAAAGAAGTTCAGGACACAGCCATTTCTTCGATGGATGGTCAACAACTCTGA
- a CDS encoding aminotransferase class I/II-fold pyridoxal phosphate-dependent enzyme, which yields MWIRLRLDIGWRDLCFGFCSSLLPGGRQVAHEKLEDLWSRSDKDALACLSVRSGFDLLLSALDLPTGSEVLFSAVTIPDMPLIARAHELIPVPVDLSGSDFQLDVTALRKAVTSKSKVLIVSHLFGARPEMQEILEVTREHGLYVVEDCAQAWCQPEWRGSKQADASLFSFGPIKTVTALGGALCRVSDPAILDRMRNRQAQEPVQPGKKLIFNICKFACLKVISTKPFFDIITALARRWGKSVDDVLGGLTRGFADENLLAQLRQQPSTGTLRLLRHRLQTYNARRIHQRIQHAQRIITWLGLEQSQPELLDPRHSFWLFPLLNNQPERLIANLEQQGFDSTQRGRLAVVPPPADRPELNCPHATHLLNLTVFLPCYPELTDAAVDAMCGLIIQLAQEETVYN from the coding sequence ATGTGGATCCGCCTGAGGCTGGATATTGGCTGGCGCGACTTATGCTTTGGATTCTGCAGCTCACTGCTGCCGGGAGGCAGGCAAGTCGCGCATGAAAAACTGGAAGACCTCTGGTCGAGAAGTGACAAGGATGCGCTGGCATGTCTTTCAGTCCGCAGTGGATTCGATCTGCTGCTGTCGGCCCTTGACCTGCCGACAGGATCAGAGGTTCTGTTTTCCGCAGTCACAATTCCCGACATGCCACTGATTGCGAGAGCTCATGAACTCATCCCGGTCCCCGTTGATCTCAGCGGCAGCGATTTTCAGCTTGACGTTACTGCTCTAAGAAAAGCAGTGACTTCAAAATCAAAAGTGCTCATCGTATCGCACCTGTTCGGTGCCCGACCTGAGATGCAGGAAATTCTCGAAGTAACCCGCGAACACGGTCTCTATGTGGTAGAAGACTGTGCTCAGGCATGGTGTCAACCCGAGTGGCGCGGAAGCAAACAAGCAGACGCCAGTCTATTCAGTTTTGGTCCCATCAAAACGGTAACGGCGCTGGGCGGCGCGCTCTGCCGCGTGAGTGATCCGGCTATTCTTGATCGTATGCGAAACAGACAAGCGCAGGAGCCTGTTCAGCCCGGTAAAAAACTCATCTTCAACATCTGTAAATTTGCCTGCCTCAAAGTAATCTCGACAAAACCTTTTTTCGATATCATCACCGCACTCGCCAGACGATGGGGAAAAAGTGTTGACGACGTCCTCGGCGGTCTGACTCGCGGCTTTGCAGATGAAAATTTGCTGGCCCAATTACGCCAACAGCCCAGCACAGGCACACTCCGGCTGCTGAGACATCGTCTGCAAACCTACAACGCCCGCCGAATCCACCAACGGATCCAACACGCACAACGAATTATTACCTGGTTAGGACTGGAACAATCACAGCCGGAACTACTCGACCCCCGACACTCGTTCTGGCTGTTTCCATTGCTGAACAATCAACCTGAAAGGCTGATTGCGAATTTAGAACAACAGGGTTTTGATAGCACGCAGCGGGGACGCCTGGCAGTGGTTCCCCCGCCCGCGGATCGGCCTGAACTCAACTGCCCGCATGCAACACATCTGTTAAACCTAACGGTGTTTCTCCCCTGTTACCCGGAACTGACTGACGCAGCCGTTGATGCGATGTGTGGTTTGATCATCCAATTAGCACAGGAAGAAACGGTCTATAACTGA
- a CDS encoding C45 family autoproteolytic acyltransferase/hydolase — MPETTRYRELEVAGTPREMGQQVGETAREEVQSFCEVALVRLQETMQISGDQAKALAEQCLPLAKEYSPDSVEELQGIAEATGLPFWKIMLLQIRNQFTPDPDSGCTSISLPATSKCSAIVAQNWDNDPTLDPFTIMLTRRPVGKPALMTLTQAGLISYIGFNEAGIGACLNSLPAPSRSLGVPHYFTLRELYEATSLAAAVNAIWRAQRAIPANIMLTTPEGPADFEVTIDNVQVLRPEETSWITHTNHCLHPDLCEYNEQFPELIGSHPRKARIDKLLSANTAEIGVEEIKTALRDHRGHPRSICRHANDDPDHGFWQTVFSVIIEPGERRMHVSRGTPCSAPYEVYQL; from the coding sequence ATGCCTGAAACCACCCGTTATCGTGAATTAGAAGTCGCAGGCACGCCCCGTGAAATGGGGCAGCAGGTGGGAGAGACAGCGCGAGAAGAAGTGCAGTCGTTTTGCGAGGTGGCGCTAGTTCGGCTGCAGGAAACCATGCAGATCAGTGGCGATCAGGCAAAAGCGTTAGCGGAACAGTGCCTGCCGTTGGCGAAAGAATATAGTCCGGATTCTGTTGAGGAACTGCAGGGCATTGCTGAAGCAACGGGACTGCCGTTCTGGAAAATCATGCTGTTGCAGATTCGTAATCAGTTCACTCCAGACCCCGACTCAGGTTGTACCTCAATCAGCCTGCCTGCGACTTCGAAATGTTCCGCGATTGTCGCGCAAAACTGGGACAATGATCCTACGCTCGATCCCTTCACCATCATGCTGACACGCCGCCCGGTTGGAAAACCGGCACTGATGACACTGACCCAGGCAGGATTAATTTCCTATATCGGCTTTAATGAAGCCGGGATCGGGGCCTGTCTGAATTCGCTGCCGGCACCGAGTCGCTCGCTGGGAGTTCCACATTATTTCACGCTCCGCGAATTATATGAGGCAACCAGTCTAGCTGCCGCGGTAAACGCGATTTGGCGGGCACAGCGTGCGATTCCAGCGAATATCATGTTAACCACACCCGAAGGACCTGCCGACTTCGAAGTCACCATAGACAACGTGCAGGTTCTACGTCCGGAAGAAACTAGTTGGATAACGCATACCAATCACTGTCTTCATCCAGATCTGTGTGAATATAACGAACAGTTTCCAGAGCTGATCGGCTCGCATCCTCGCAAAGCCCGTATTGATAAATTGCTGAGTGCAAATACCGCCGAGATCGGAGTTGAAGAAATCAAGACGGCGCTCAGGGATCACCGGGGCCATCCTCGTTCCATCTGTCGGCATGCCAACGATGATCCAGATCACGGGTTCTGGCAGACCGTCTTTTCTGTGATCATCGAGCCCGGCGAGAGACGCATGCACGTCTCACGGGGGACTCCCTGCAGTGCACCTTATGAGGTCTATCAGTTATAG
- a CDS encoding fatty acid desaturase family protein has translation MNKSISATGLPRLSDIGTDLLQITRCQRVRTLSIPFIACLAYWLFACSGHWVFAVLSLVVMSFITYGSTSHDLVHHNLGLQRRTNEFFLFLIEAISLRSGHAYQVVHLNHHARFPHEDDIEADASRMSFSRAILEGFVFQFRIYIWALRNPRGRLSWIIAEGVLVFCLILGALIAIPYTLLPVIYVGLMIAGSWIIPLITAFIPHDSRATDAVHQTRLFRGTLFRFIAFDHLYHLEHHLYPNVPHQNWPRLAQRLDPWFEKIGSSRSASGSDEQTRFLWGRIP, from the coding sequence ATGAATAAGAGCATCTCAGCCACAGGTCTTCCTCGGCTTTCAGACATCGGTACTGATTTGCTTCAGATTACAAGATGTCAGCGGGTTCGAACTCTTTCAATCCCCTTCATTGCCTGTCTCGCGTATTGGCTGTTTGCCTGTTCTGGACACTGGGTCTTTGCAGTCTTGTCGCTGGTTGTAATGAGCTTTATTACTTACGGCTCTACTTCACACGATCTGGTTCATCACAATCTGGGATTGCAGCGCAGGACCAATGAGTTTTTCTTATTTCTGATCGAAGCGATTTCGCTTCGGAGCGGCCATGCTTATCAGGTGGTTCATTTGAACCACCATGCACGATTTCCACATGAAGATGATATTGAAGCTGATGCATCCCGCATGTCTTTCTCGCGGGCCATCCTGGAAGGTTTTGTGTTTCAGTTTCGAATTTATATCTGGGCGCTGCGAAATCCGCGGGGTCGATTGAGCTGGATTATTGCTGAAGGAGTGCTTGTGTTTTGCCTGATCCTGGGAGCCCTGATCGCGATTCCGTATACTCTCCTTCCTGTCATCTATGTCGGTCTGATGATTGCCGGGAGCTGGATTATTCCGCTCATTACTGCATTTATCCCACATGATTCGCGGGCAACCGATGCCGTGCATCAGACACGATTATTTCGAGGGACACTGTTTCGTTTCATTGCCTTTGATCATCTCTACCATCTGGAGCATCATCTTTATCCGAACGTTCCTCATCAGAACTGGCCTCGGCTGGCACAACGTCTGGACCCCTGGTTTGAGAAAATTGGTTCCAGTCGATCCGCTTCTGGTTCTGATGAGCAAACAAGGTTCCTGTGGGGGAGAATACCATGA